The region CCTTTGTGATGTATCTTTTCAACTAGGAAGTGCAACACCGCTGTGTCTGCACTGCAATTCCACAAACCGCGCTCCATTCAAATTCAAACTGCCTTGAGATCCATTTTAAGACATTCTTAAATGGATCCGGATCCATCACCATATGAACCCCTTCACCCTGTTGGCTCGTTACCGAGCATTCGCTCTTCTAGCATTGATCTTATTTTCGCTGTTCGTTATCGCGTTTTCAAAAGACTCTCGCTCTAACGCGCAGGAACTTACATTTGCCGAGCTTATGTCCGGCTTTAGCGGCACGCCCACACCGGAACTTGTCGACGTTGTTTTGGCAGGCACCATCTCGGGCAGGGTCTTTCAGGACTATAATGCAAATGGAACATATGACACTGCGGCCGGCCTCAACTCAATTGATGTCGGCATCGGAGCCGTGACCGTGAGTGCTTTCGACTCCGCCGGAGTTGCCCGAGGCACCACGACCACCGCATCTGACGGCACATATTCGCTTGCGGCAACCGGTACCGGACCGTATAGACTTGAATTTACTACATTGCCTACAGGATATACGCCATCGGCACGCAGCACGGATTCGGTTCTTGGCGGCACAGCGACAAACACTGGTTCGACGGTTCAGTTTGTCAATGATCTAAACACTACTAATGTCAATCTGGCATTGACCCTCGCGGACGAGTATTGTCAAAACAATCCAACACTCGTCACATCGCGATATGCTCAAGGCGCGTCAAACGGAACATACTCTGCCAATGCCGTCCTTTACGACTATCCCTATAATTCAGGCACGACCTACACTGACACAACGGTAGCAAATTACGATAGTCCTCTAACTCATTCGCTTACGACTACTGCTGCAACTGTAGGCACGATCTATTCGCTCGCATACAACTCCTCGGCCAACAGGCTCTATGCAGCGTCGTATTTTAAACGTCATTCCGGCTTTGGACCGGGTGCTGACGGCACGCTTAACACCAGTGACGATCCTGGCGCTATCTATGTTGTCAATCCGGCAAACAGTGCGGTTACAAGCATCTTCACCCTTCCAAACGCGACAACCAATAATCACGACACCACTGATTACGGAGCAGATAACAACGACACCGGTTGGAACGGGGTCGGCAAGAGCAGCATCGGCGGCATGGACATCGCTGATGACAACAGTCGCCTTTTTGTAATGAATTTACAAGACCGCAGCCTCTATGCTTTGAACCCAACGACTGGTGCGAGCCTTGGCAACAGTGTGTCGGTTACGACTCTTACTCTTCCAACACCGGCCGGTTCAGCAACGAACTGTTCTACTGGAACTGGCAACACTAATAAACGTCCGTTCGCAGTAAAATATTATCGCGGCAGCGTTTACATTGGTGTTCTCTGTACGGCTGAGACCAGTCAGAACGCCGCCAACCTTTACGCGTACGTATTCCAGGTCAATCCGACCACACTTGCCATCACTTCGACGCCGGTATTCAGCACGCAGCTCAATTATGCTCGCGGACTTGCCGATCCGGGCCAGGCCGCAGAATGGCGTCCGTGGGTAACGACCATTCAAGCTGACTTTGCCTATCCGCAGCCTATGTTCACGAGCCTTGAGTTTGAGAACGGCAACATGATACTCGGTCTTCGCGACCGCACGGGTGATTCGGCATTGGATGCCGGCCCTGACGCTAAAAGAACTGCCGGCGACACGATCCGTGCCTGCGGCAGCTTTGGCTCATGGACACTCGAGAGCAATGGACGCTGCGGCGGAACCGGAACTGCTCCTCAGGGAACCGGACAGGGTCCAGGCAATGGCGAGTTTTATCACGACGACGATTTCTGTACGACACCAAACGGCGGCAATTACCACGATGAAGTTTCGTGGGGTTCGCTTATGTTTCTGCCGGGACGCCAGCATGTCATTACAACGCTGCTTGATCCGATCGACCGCCAGATCTCAAGCGGTGCAACTTTCGATGGCGGCATACGCTACTTCAATAACAACACTGGCAGTGCAGAGCGCGCTTATCGCATATACAACGGTCTCGGCGGTGTCGGCCAACCTGATTTTGGTAAGGCAAACGGCCTCGGAGGCATCTCGGCCATGTGTTCAGCGGCTCCGATCGAGATCGGCAACCGTGTCTGGCGCGACTCTAACAACAACGGTGTCCAGGATCCTGGAGAAAATGGGATCGCGAACATAACAGTTCGTTTATACCAAGGTTCCACTCTGGTCGGAACAGCGGTAACGGATTCCAACGGCGAATATTATTTTGTGTCGAGTACCGTCGTCGATCCGAATACCACTGACAACATTGGTCAAGTTAACGGCGGCGTTCTCCCAAACACGTCGTACCAGATCCGGCTCGACCTTCCGGCCAACTATACTTCCGGCAATCCTTTGTCAGGTCTGATATTGACAACAGCTAACCAAACGTCACAGCTCGGTAACGACGACTCGTCCGATTCCGATGCAGCTAACGTACTAAATCCGACGGGCTCACCTGCCGGAACATTTCCAGTCATCAGTCTAACGACCGGTGGCGTCGGCGCGAACGATCACACTTTCGACACAGGATTTGGCACCGCTCCTACACCGACAGCAACCGCGACATCGACTTCTACGTCCACACCAACACCGTCAAACACTCCGACAAATACACCAACAAGCACCGCGACTGCAACTTTTACACCAACGCCAACCAATACGTCCACCTCAACCGCAACGGCGACATTTACTCCGACACCAACGGCAACCGAGACATTTACTCCTACCGCGACTGCCACTGAAACGTTTACTCCAACGGCCACAGCTACGGAAACCTTTACTCCAACGGCTACGGCTACAGAAACGTTCACTCCAACCGCAACCGCAACTGAGACTTTTACTCCGACTGCAACCGCTACGGAAACATTCACCCCGACAGCGACTGCAACAGAAACGTTTACTCCGACAGCTACCGCAACTGAGACTTTTACTCCGACTGCAACCGCAACGGAAACGTTTACTCCGACTGCAACTGCGACAGAAACGTTCACCCCAACAGCGACAGCCACGGAGACGTTTACTCCAACGGCAACCGCTACCGAAACATTCACTCCGACAGCAACCGCCACGGAGACGTTTACCCCCACAGATACCCCAACTGACACGCCAACAGACACACCGACTGCAACTGCAACTGAGACATTTACTCCAACGGCGACGGCAACCGAGACATTTACTCCGACTGCAACGGCGACAGAAACGTTTACCCCAACAGCGACAGCCACGGAGACATTTACTCCAACGGCAACCGCAACGGAAACATTTACTCCGACAGCAACTGCCACGGAGACGTTTACTCCGACAGCTACCGCAACTGAGACATTTACTCCAACGGCGACGGCAACCGAGACATTCACTCCGACTGCAACTGCGACAGAAACGTTTACCCCAACAGCGACAGCCACGGAGACATTTACTCCAACGGCAACCGCAACGGAAACATTTACTCCGACAGCAACTGCCACGGAGACGTTTACTCCAACGGCAACCGCTACGGAGACATTTACTCCGACTGCAACGGCGACAGAAACGTTTACTCCGACAGCGACAGCTACGGAAACGTTTACTCCAACGGCTACAGCTACGGAAACATTCACTCCGACAGATACGCCAACAGCAACCGCGACGGAGACGTTTACACCAACCGCAACCGCAACAGAGACATTCACTCCAACCGATACTCCAACAGCGACCGCTACTGAAACATTCACGCCGACGCCGACTGACACTCCGACGGATACACCAACTGCAACGGCGACAGAAACATTTACTCCAACCGATACTCCAACGGCGACGGCTACGGAAACATTCACTCCGACAGCAACCGCGACCGAAACCTTCACTCCGACTGCAACAGCGACCGAAACCTTCACACCGACAGCTACCGCGACGGAGACATTTACTCCAACGGCGACTGCGACCGAAACTTTCACACCGACTGCTACTGCAACGGAAACATTTACTCCAACGGCTACGGAGACATCGACTTCGACTCCGACGGCCACTGAGACATTTACCCCAACAGCAACCGCTACGGAGACGTTTACTCCAACGAATACGCCTACCGATACACCTACAAATACTCCAACCGCGACTGCAACTGAGACTTTCACTCCGACTGCAACAGCAACACAGACATTTACCCCGACCGATACGCCAACTGCTACCGCTACGGAAACTTTCACTCCGACGCCGACTGACACGCCGACAGATACACCAACAGCAACGGCGACAGAGACGTTTACTCCGACTGCAACAGCCACAGAAACGTTCACACCGACAGCTACGGCGACGGAAACGTTTACACCAACCGCAACAGCTACGGAGACATTTACTCCGACAGCTACCGCAACCGAGACATTCACTCCGACTGCAACTGCCACGGAGACGTTTACTCCGACAGCTACCGCAACTGAGACATTTACTCCAACGGCGACGGCAACCGAGACATTCACTCCGACTGCAACTGCGACAGAGACGTTTACTCCAACGGCAACTGCTACGGAAACGTTTACGCCAACGGCGACAGCCACCGAGACGTTTACTCCAACCGCGACAGCCACGGAAACGTTCACGCCAACGGCAACAGCAACGGAGACATTTACTCCAACAGCAACAGCCACGGAAACGTTCACGCCAACGGCAACAGCAACGGAGACATTTACTCCAACGGCAACTGCGACGGAAACGTTGACTCCAACGCCAACCGCGACGGAGACTTTTACACCAACTGCCACCGCAACTGAAACATTTACGCCAACAGCGACGAATACTCCGACAAATACTCCGACGGTGGTTCCAACGAGTACCGCAACAAGTACGCCTACAAACACGCCAACTGCGACGTTTACTCCAACAAGCACGCCAACAGCAACATTTACGCCCACAAATACGCCGACGGTGACAAACACCCCGACAAATACACCTACGGCGACGAGTACAGCGACAGCAACTGCGACCGCTACTCCGCTCGGATGCCCTCAGTTCTTCGATACGACGGCTGTGCCTAATCTGCCGACTGGATGGATCTCGATCGCAAACGGCGGGCCGGCTCGATGGGTGACGTCGAATGTTAATTCAGATTCGCCTACAAACAATGCTTTCGCTGCGTCGGCAACCTCGATAGGTACGACTGAACTGATCACACCAAGTTATCCGGTCTCACCCAGCAGTCTTCAGTTGACGTTCAGGAATGCGTTTAATCTTGAAGATGCCGGTTCAGCATCACCGACGGGATTTGATGGAATGGTCCTCGAGATCAGCATCAACGGAAATCCTTTCCAGGATATTGTTGACGCGGGCGGCAGCTTTGTGACCGGCGGTTATAATAAGGTCATCAGCAACCAATTTGGCAGCCCTCTAAGCGGACGAGCTGCGTGGAGCGGACTGTCAGGAGGAACCGTGGTTGTGCCCGCCTATATAACGACGACGGTAAATCTGCCTGCATCTGCCGATGGCCAGACAGTTAAATTAAGATGGCTCGTTGCATCTGACAGCAGCGGTGTCGCTCTCGGCGATCAGGGAGTCCGCATAGATTCCGTTATCGGCGCTGCATGCAGCACGACCGCCGCAGGAGCTTCGGTCTCAGGACGTGTTCAGATCGAAACCGGCCAGTCGCTTGTCAACGCAACGGTGTCGATCGCCGATGGCGACGGATTCGTGCGAACAACTAGATCAACTTCGTTCGGATACTATAGTTTCGACGGTATTCCGGTCGGACGAAACTATATCCTTAGAGTGGATTCGCGACACTATAGCTTCAATCCGATGGTTGTTAGTGTCTTTGACAATTTGACTGATGTGGATTTTGTTGGTTGGTAGAAATACCGATCAAAGACCACTAAAGGCGGCTTTCGAGCCGCCTTTTTTTGCGCATTTTTACATCTTGCCTAAAAGCATCAGCACTCCGATGATGATAAATGCCGCCGCGACGATCCGCTGAAGCCACTCGGTCGGAACATATTCGCTCAAAACCCCTCCGAGCAGCACACCCAAAAGAGTAACGGTTATAAGTGCAAGGCTCGCGCCGAGAAACACGGATATTTTGGATTCCGTGCTCGCCGTCATTGTGATCACGGCAAGCTGCGTCTTGTCGCCAAGCTCTGCCAAAAATAATGTTAAGAAAGCCGTTCCAAATATTTTCCAATCCATAAGTCGAGTCCGCAGTCTAGAGTAGTGAGTCTTACGTCTAATGTTGACAGTTTCGACGTAAGACTTCAAAATCAAAACGCGCAGACTCACGACTTCAGACTCACAACTCAAGACTCGAATTATGGCAAATTCTCTATTTCGCAAAAAGTCTATCGCTCAGATACAGGCCGACGCGGCCGCAGGATTGTCGGACCATTTAGGCGATGTCGGCAGCGGTACCGAAGGCACGGCGACGCTCCGCCGATCGCTTGGCGTGTTTGATCTGACATTGATGGGAATTGCCGCGATCATTGGAGCGGGAATTTTTGCAATGGTCGGTAAGGCATCGTATAACGGCGGCCCGGCTGTAGCTTTGTTGTTTGTATTTACAGCCACCGCATGTGCGTTCTCTGCACTTTGCTACGCAGAGTTTGCCTCGCGAATTCCGGTCGCGGGTTCGGCATATACATACGCTTATGCATCAATGGGCGAGCTTATCGCGTGGATCATCGGCTGGGACCTTATCGTAGAATACGCTATCGGCAACATCGCGGTCGCGATTTCGTGGAGCGATTATTTTACGGGCTGGTTAAAGGGATATGGTATCAACATTCCGCTGCATTTCACGATGGATTTTGTCACCGCGAGCCGTGGCTATAATGCCGTACAAGATGCAATTGCAGGAGGAGCAACGGTCGATGTTTTAACAAAAGCGTGTGACGCTAAGGACGCCGTTGTCAACTGCGGACAGGTCGATGGATATTTGGCGTGGCTCAATTCGCCGCACATCGGCTCGATACCGATTGTTGCCGACATTCCGGCGCTCGGCATCGTGGTTGTAATTACGACATTAGTCTATATCGGAATTCGCGAGTCGAAATTTGCGTCAAATATAATGACGTGCCTAAAGATCGGAATCATTCTGCTCGTGATTTTTCTCGGCCTCAATTACGTTAATCCTTCAAACTGGTCGCCATTTGCTCCGAACGGCATAGAAGGAGTGCTGAAGGGCGTTTCAGCAGTCTTTTTTGCGTACATCGGTTTTGACGCATTGTCCACGACCGCCGAAGAGTGTAAGAATCCTCAACGCGATCTGCCGATAGCGATGATCTTGTCGCTGGTGATCTGTACTGTTCTTTATATAGCGATCGCGCTGGTTCTGACGGGAATGGTCAGCTACACAAAGCTCGACGTCGGCGATCCGCTTGCGTTTGTTTTCGGCCCGGAAGGTGCGAATATGCCGTGGGTTGCGGGAATTATTGCCATAAGTGCAGTGATCGCTTTGGCAACAGTATTTCTGGTTTTCCAGATCGGCCAGCCGCGTTTGTGGATGGCGATGAGCCGCGACGGACTGCTGCCGAAAGTATTTTCTTCGATTCACCCAAAATTCAAAACTCCATGGTTTGCAACCATAATTACAGGCATCGTAGTAGCAATTCCCGCGTTATTTATGAACCTGACCGAGGTAACGGACCTAGCAAGCATCGGCACACTGTTTGCGTTTGTCGTAGTTTGTGCAGGCGTCTTGTTTAAAGATAAAGAGTTTAAGGAAAGTGGAACCAGGTTTGTGCCGTACTTCAATTCACAGTTCAGCTTACCGGTAATATTGATCGCAGTTTTTGCGGTAATTTATTATTTTAATCCGACTTTCATGAGCGATTTTCTAACACTGACTCCCGAGAAAGGAGAGTCATTGTTAGCGGCATTTTCTCATAAAATTCCGCTCTTGATCTTTTATTTAACTGCTCTTGTCCTTGTATTTCTAAGTTTGACCAAAAAGCTGTCGCTGATACCGATCTTGGGATTACTTTCGTGTCTTTACCTCATGACCGAACTCGGTGTGACAAACTGGCTGAGGTTCGGGATCTGGCTGATCGTTGGACTCCTTGTTTATGCATTCTACGGCTACAAAAACAGCCATCTCAGCCGTGTTGCTCAAACATAAAAAACTTTAAAAGTATCTTTACAATTTTGCCCGAACCAAACTTGATCAAAGAGCGTCTTAACATATGGACAGATCCAAATATCGATTTTTAGGAGCAATAATTATGAAAAAGAATTTTATGTTGGCAGCGTTTCTTTCGCTGTTCGTTGCGTTATCGGCCTCGGCACAGGATAAGGCAGCGAATTTTTCGGGCACATGGACACTCGATGTCAGCAAATCGAAAATGAGCGACCGCATGCCGATCGAGTCACAGACTTTGACCGTCACTCAAACGGACAAAGACATCAAGATCGAAACGGCGACCAAACGTCCGCCTCCGCCGACAGACGCACCGCAAGGCGGGCAAATGGGCGGACGTAAGCCAGGCAGTGCGATGGGCGACGGAACGAAAACTTACAGTTTGGACGGCAAGGAAGCCAAAACAGACGTTGAAGGGCCGATGGGCTCAATGCCTGAGATTACAAAAGCAAAAATAGAAAGCGGTAAACTGAAACTATCGAATTCACGCAGTTTTAGCGGACCAATGGGCGAAGTGACGATGACATCCAAGGAAACGTGGGAGCTGTCATCCGACGGCAACACTTTGACAGTCAACTCGGAGCGAAGCACGCCGAGAGGCAGCGAATCTTCAACAAAGGTTTTTACTAAGAAATCGTAAACTTTTAGCCAGATCCTCGTTTTAAGGCTGCCTGCAAGGGCAGCCTTTTCTAATGCAGAGGATGTAAATAATGATAAAAATGCCGGATGTCATCGACGACGATGTGAATAGAAGACGAGAAACACAGGCTAGCGCCGAACAGTGCTGATACCAAGCTAAATACATTATCCGCAGTGATTTAGCGGAAATCGCCTCAAAAAGGCCATCGGAACACCCCCAAAAAGCCATCTTAGACTCCTAAAAAGCCATCGCAGACCCCCAAAAAGCCATCAGGAAAATCGTAAATCTTTAATGCCTGATACCCGCCATCATCGTTTTGCGGACACGTGATCATCACAGCTTGATGACGCCCTTCATCCCGCCCATCAACCCGGCAAATTACATTGACGGAAACTTATTCGTCAAATTGTAATTCTTCGATGATCTCAGCCATATATTTTTTGCCGAGGTCGAGTTCGTCGGGTTTCAGTGAAACTGCGCCGACAACGGCGTGGCCGCCGCCGCCGTAGCGTTCGCAGATCTCGGCGATATTGTGAGTACGCGGACGCGGCGACCAAGGGTTTGAGCCGACTGATATTTTCGTGCGGAACTCGCTTTGGGTTAGAGCGACATTGTAGGTCGTTTCGGGATAAAAATAATACGGTATGAATTTGTTGTAACCATCGATGTCCGTGTCGGTCAGATCAAAACGAACAACGCCGCGTTCGTATTGGGCATGTTCCTTGATCAGATTTACCGTGTTCCAATGGCGTTCGAGGATCGGCGTGAGCTTTGCCTGTATTTCCTCGCTTTCCACGATCTCGTCTAGTGATCTTTCAGTCAGATATCTGATTACCTGTTCGACAAATGCCGGATCTTTTTCACCTTCGATGACCTGCATTAGTTTCAAAGCAGAAGAACGCAGCTCGACGCATTGTGCGGGCGATTCGTAAAGAGCACCGTCGATAATGTGTGCCCACTCGATAAGCTCGGCAAGCGATTCGTCCTCGAAATCAAATTTTTCTTTTGCTATGCGAGCTATGAACTCAGCGCATGATTTACTTGTCGTATCAAGAAATTTTTTGCCCGAGGTATCGGCAAGAAAATGCTCTTGGTCCGACGGCGAAAGAAAAGCCGATTGATGATGGTCAAACCACCATGTCAGCCGTTCGTCCGGGCAGTATTTAAAATCGACGATCGCATTATCGTCACCGTCAAACTGATCGCGGTCAAACGCATTTCCGGCGCGATGCATAGTCGGTGTGTAGGCGATCTCGGCATTCTCATCGACTTTCGCACGATAAAATTTGCTGAATATAGCTGCCGATGCCGCGCCGTCAAAACAGTTGCCGTGATAAAGTATCCTAAGTTTCATAAGTATTGATAGCCCGCACATGTCTTTAGATCCCTTACTTACGTGCGGGCTACTGACACGGCGCAAAACATATTAGGCTAGAGGACGCCGGGCTTCGCGTCAAGGAAACATAAATGAATATCAGAATCGCAACAACAAACGATATCGGCTCACTGGTCGAATTTAACAGGGCAATGGCCCTTGAAACCGAAGGGAAACGCCTGGATACGGAGATTGTCCGACCGGCGGTTGAGAGCATATTTGAGGATAAGGCAAAAGGATTCTATGTTGTTGCTGACGAGGATGGCGAGATAGCCGGAGCTCTACTCGTGACGTATGAATGGAGCGATTGGCGAAACGCATGGTGGTGGTGGGTTCAAAGCGTTTACATTCGCCCCGAAGCCCGCGGAAAGCGAATTTACAGCCTACTTTACGATTTCGTAAAGACACATGCCGCGGCGACAGGGAATGTTTACGGCATCCGGCTCTACGTTGAAAATGAAAACACGCACGCCCAACGCGTCTATGAAAAATTGGGCATGAAGCAGTCGCCATACAAGATGTATGACGAGGTATTATGACCAAGATAAGCGAAGCCGAGTTCGCACGCATCTGCGAAGGAATAGCTGAAGATCGCGAAAGCATAATAAAGCACAACCCGATCGGCACGGACGAAGAAGTACTGCTCTGGATGCTATTAAGCTGCTTGATAACCTATTTGAGCCTTACCGAAATCGAAACGCCTTGCTTTACCGGCAAGCCAGATGCAAAAACTTATCGCGATGCAATTATTTTTGTACTAAACGAACGTCGCTTTGACGATTTTGATCCGGTTCAATATTTAGACCACATAGAAACATAGTTCACATAGATTTTTTCTGACTATGTGTCCGATGTGTCTATGTGGTAAATTCGCCGTTATGCTGATTAAAACTTTCGTGCTAACAGCTTTCCAAC is a window of Chloracidobacterium sp. DNA encoding:
- a CDS encoding GNAT family N-acetyltransferase; the encoded protein is MNIRIATTNDIGSLVEFNRAMALETEGKRLDTEIVRPAVESIFEDKAKGFYVVADEDGEIAGALLVTYEWSDWRNAWWWWVQSVYIRPEARGKRIYSLLYDFVKTHAAATGNVYGIRLYVENENTHAQRVYEKLGMKQSPYKMYDEVL
- a CDS encoding amino acid permease, with amino-acid sequence MANSLFRKKSIAQIQADAAAGLSDHLGDVGSGTEGTATLRRSLGVFDLTLMGIAAIIGAGIFAMVGKASYNGGPAVALLFVFTATACAFSALCYAEFASRIPVAGSAYTYAYASMGELIAWIIGWDLIVEYAIGNIAVAISWSDYFTGWLKGYGINIPLHFTMDFVTASRGYNAVQDAIAGGATVDVLTKACDAKDAVVNCGQVDGYLAWLNSPHIGSIPIVADIPALGIVVVITTLVYIGIRESKFASNIMTCLKIGIILLVIFLGLNYVNPSNWSPFAPNGIEGVLKGVSAVFFAYIGFDALSTTAEECKNPQRDLPIAMILSLVICTVLYIAIALVLTGMVSYTKLDVGDPLAFVFGPEGANMPWVAGIIAISAVIALATVFLVFQIGQPRLWMAMSRDGLLPKVFSSIHPKFKTPWFATIITGIVVAIPALFMNLTEVTDLASIGTLFAFVVVCAGVLFKDKEFKESGTRFVPYFNSQFSLPVILIAVFAVIYYFNPTFMSDFLTLTPEKGESLLAAFSHKIPLLIFYLTALVLVFLSLTKKLSLIPILGLLSCLYLMTELGVTNWLRFGIWLIVGLLVYAFYGYKNSHLSRVAQT
- a CDS encoding TMEM165/GDT1 family protein, with the translated sequence MDWKIFGTAFLTLFLAELGDKTQLAVITMTASTESKISVFLGASLALITVTLLGVLLGGVLSEYVPTEWLQRIVAAAFIIIGVLMLLGKM
- a CDS encoding phosphoesterase gives rise to the protein MKLRILYHGNCFDGAASAAIFSKFYRAKVDENAEIAYTPTMHRAGNAFDRDQFDGDDNAIVDFKYCPDERLTWWFDHHQSAFLSPSDQEHFLADTSGKKFLDTTSKSCAEFIARIAKEKFDFEDESLAELIEWAHIIDGALYESPAQCVELRSSALKLMQVIEGEKDPAFVEQVIRYLTERSLDEIVESEEIQAKLTPILERHWNTVNLIKEHAQYERGVVRFDLTDTDIDGYNKFIPYYFYPETTYNVALTQSEFRTKISVGSNPWSPRPRTHNIAEICERYGGGGHAVVGAVSLKPDELDLGKKYMAEIIEELQFDE